Proteins found in one Pseudoxanthomonas sp. SL93 genomic segment:
- a CDS encoding ABC transporter permease — MSALHPQETSQTTPLQKNFVALGTIVRREVNRILRIWGQTLVPPAITMTLYFLIFGGLIGSRIGDMGGYSYMEFIVPGLVMMSIIQNSYGNISSSFFGAKFGRHVEELLVSPMPNWVILLGYVAGAVLRGLMVGTIVLVIAMFFTKVRIPHPLVTITTVLLGATIFSLAGFVNAAYAKKFDDIAIVPTFILTPLTYLGGVFYSVKLLPPWAEALTHANPIFYMVNAFRYGLLGTSDVPLWVAYALMIGFVVALAALGLWLLKKGVGLRS; from the coding sequence ATGAGCGCCCTCCATCCGCAGGAAACCAGCCAGACCACGCCGCTGCAGAAGAACTTCGTCGCGCTGGGCACCATCGTGCGCCGCGAAGTCAACCGCATCCTGCGCATCTGGGGCCAGACCCTGGTGCCGCCGGCCATCACCATGACGCTGTACTTCCTGATCTTCGGCGGCCTGATCGGCAGCCGCATCGGCGACATGGGCGGCTACAGCTACATGGAGTTCATCGTGCCCGGCCTGGTGATGATGAGCATCATCCAGAACAGCTACGGCAACATCAGCTCCAGCTTCTTCGGCGCCAAGTTCGGCCGCCACGTGGAAGAGCTGCTGGTCAGCCCGATGCCCAACTGGGTGATCCTGCTGGGCTACGTGGCCGGCGCGGTGCTGCGCGGCCTGATGGTGGGCACCATCGTGCTGGTGATCGCGATGTTCTTCACCAAGGTCCGCATACCGCATCCGCTGGTGACCATCACCACCGTACTGCTGGGCGCGACGATCTTCTCGCTGGCCGGTTTCGTCAACGCGGCGTACGCGAAGAAGTTCGACGACATCGCCATCGTGCCGACCTTCATCCTGACCCCGCTGACCTACCTGGGCGGTGTGTTCTACTCGGTCAAGCTGCTGCCGCCGTGGGCCGAGGCGCTGACGCACGCCAATCCGATCTTCTACATGGTCAACGCCTTCCGCTACGGCCTGCTGGGCACCAGCGACGTGCCGCTGTGGGTGGCGTACGCGCTGATGATCGGCTTCGTCGTCGCGCTGGCTGCGCTGGGCCTGTGGCTGCTGAAGAAGGGCGTGGGGCTGCGCAGCTGA
- a CDS encoding ABC transporter ATP-binding protein: MASATSVPASAPALAITDLRKVYDTGVQALKGVSLQVDPGDFFALLGPNGAGKSTLIGIVSSLVNKSAGQVKVFGTDLDQDRDGAMRLLGLVPQEINFNMFEKPLDICVNYAGFYGIPRAEALVRAEEELKRAQLWEKANVMSRTLSGGMKRRLMIARAMMTRPRLLILDEPTAGVDIEIRRGMWKTLKDINAASTTIILTTHYLEEAESLCRNLAIIDRGTIVEQGPMRQLLAKLDVEGFLFDIDGELPAQLPVIEGTTMVATDGHTLDLDMPRAMDLNRVFAALGDAGIRVRSMRTKSNRLEELFVRLTGDEAAAKREQAA; the protein is encoded by the coding sequence ATGGCGTCCGCAACATCCGTACCGGCCTCGGCTCCCGCGCTGGCCATCACCGACCTGCGCAAGGTCTACGACACCGGCGTGCAGGCCCTGAAGGGCGTGTCGCTGCAGGTCGATCCCGGCGATTTCTTCGCCCTGCTGGGCCCCAACGGCGCCGGCAAGTCCACGCTGATCGGCATCGTCAGTTCGCTGGTCAACAAGAGCGCCGGGCAGGTGAAGGTGTTCGGCACCGACCTGGACCAGGACCGCGACGGCGCGATGCGCCTGCTGGGCCTGGTGCCGCAGGAGATCAACTTCAACATGTTCGAGAAGCCGCTGGACATCTGCGTGAACTACGCAGGGTTCTACGGCATCCCGCGCGCCGAAGCGCTGGTGCGGGCCGAAGAGGAGCTCAAGCGCGCCCAGCTGTGGGAAAAGGCCAACGTCATGAGCCGCACGCTGTCCGGCGGCATGAAGCGCCGGCTGATGATCGCCCGCGCCATGATGACGCGCCCGCGCCTGCTGATCCTGGACGAGCCCACCGCCGGCGTGGACATCGAGATCCGCCGCGGCATGTGGAAGACGCTGAAGGACATCAACGCCGCCAGCACCACCATCATCCTGACCACGCACTACCTGGAAGAGGCCGAAAGCCTCTGCCGCAACCTGGCCATCATCGACCGCGGCACCATCGTCGAACAGGGCCCGATGCGCCAGCTGCTGGCCAAGCTGGACGTGGAAGGCTTCCTGTTCGACATCGATGGCGAACTGCCGGCGCAGCTACCGGTCATCGAGGGCACCACGATGGTCGCCACCGACGGCCACACGCTTGACCTGGACATGCCGCGCGCGATGGACCTCAACCGCGTGTTCGCCGCGCTGGGCGACGCCGGCATCCGCGTGCGCTCCATGCGCACCAAGAGCAACCGGCTGGAAGAGCTGTTCGTGCGCCTGACCGGCGACGAAGCCGCCGCCAAGCGGGAGCAGGCCGCATGA
- a CDS encoding ferredoxin--NADP reductase — MRALIIGVPPGRPRHTQCSSPPPLAIVHFPLKLVGRRMLAPSVGHYTFVRDDGQPLDFIPGQFIQVHFQYADGTSTKRSYSLATIHDHAMGPGEAVEIAVSYVPGGAATALFEGLPEGGHVDASGPYGRFCLMPGDQNRRYLLIGTGTGVTPYRAMLPQLETLMAERGIEVVLLFGARTPAELLYGDEFRAFADRHPGFRFVPCFSRELPENPHADVRHGYVQQFLDEFAPDPANDIAYLCGNPNMVDACFEALKTHGLPVPQIRREKYVSSK; from the coding sequence ATGCGAGCGCTTATTATAGGCGTCCCGCCGGGCCGGCCCCGGCACACACAGTGTTCCAGCCCGCCTCCCTTGGCCATCGTCCATTTCCCCTTGAAGCTCGTCGGGCGCCGCATGCTGGCCCCCAGCGTCGGTCACTACACCTTCGTCCGCGACGACGGCCAGCCACTGGATTTCATCCCGGGGCAGTTCATCCAGGTGCACTTCCAGTACGCCGATGGCACCAGCACCAAGCGCAGCTACTCGCTGGCGACCATCCACGACCACGCGATGGGGCCGGGCGAAGCGGTGGAGATCGCGGTCAGTTATGTACCCGGAGGCGCGGCGACGGCGCTGTTCGAGGGGTTGCCGGAAGGCGGCCATGTGGACGCCAGTGGCCCGTATGGCCGTTTCTGCCTGATGCCGGGCGACCAGAACCGGCGCTACCTGCTGATCGGCACCGGTACCGGCGTCACGCCCTACCGCGCCATGCTGCCGCAGCTGGAAACCCTGATGGCCGAGCGCGGCATCGAAGTCGTGCTGCTGTTCGGTGCGCGCACGCCTGCAGAACTGCTCTACGGCGATGAATTCCGCGCGTTCGCCGATCGCCACCCCGGCTTCCGTTTCGTGCCGTGTTTCTCCCGCGAACTGCCGGAAAACCCGCACGCCGACGTCCGCCACGGTTACGTGCAGCAGTTCCTGGACGAATTCGCACCGGATCCCGCCAACGACATCGCCTACCTGTGCGGCAACCCGAACATGGTGGACGCCTGCTTCGAGGCCCTGAAGACGCACGGCCTGCCGGTGCCTCAGATCCGCCGCGAGAAGTACGTCAGCAGCAAGTAG